Genomic window (Tardiphaga sp. vice304):
GGCCGAACGGCGAGTGGACGATCCGTCGCGCCAGCAGGAACAGGACGAACAATACGGCCAGGCAATAGATGAAGCCGACCTTGCCGAAGATATCGAACGAGAACTGGCCGAGGATCGGCGCCATCTCGATGCCCTGCAGGCCGTCGGAGCCGCCGGTGATGTTGGAAAAACGGTTGGCGAGCTCGCGCAGCAACAGCGCGATCGCCAGCGTCACCATCAGCCGGGTCAGATCGGTGCCGCGCATCACCAGGAAGGAGGTCACGAAGCCGAGCGCCATCGCGGCAAGCCCTGCGACCAGGAGCGCCAGCACCGGCTCATCGACGACGTGATGCAACGCCAAAAGCCCCGCGGCATAACCGCCGAAGCCGAAGAAGGCGGCATGGCCGAGCGACACGATGCCGGCGTAGCCGAGGATCAGATCGAGCGACATCGCGAACAGCGCCAGCCAGGCGATCTCGGTGAGGATCAGATAGCGGTTAGGAAACAGGAATACGCAGGCCACGGCGAGCAGCCAGAACACGGCCTCGCCCCAATGCCAGCGGCCGCGCTGGATGGCGAAGGTGCCCACCTGGGCGCGCAGGGATTCATTCACGGTCATGGCGTCCTCACCGTGCACTGGTGCGGCCGAACAGGCCGTTCGGGCGCCAGATCAGGATCACGATCATCATGGTGTAGATCACGAAGGCGCCGAGCTTCGGCACGTAGTATTTGCCGGCAACGTCGCCGATGCCCAGCAGCAGCGAGGCCAAGAACGGCCCGGTGATGCTGGAAGAGCCGCCGACGGTGACGACGATCAGGAAGTAGATCATGAATTTCAGCGGGAAGTACGGATCGAGGCCGAGGATCTCGGCGCCGAGCGCGCCGCCCATGCCGGCAAGGCCGCAGCCGAACGCAAAGGTCAGCGCAAACACCTGCGGCACGTTGATGCCGAGGCCCGAGGCCGCGCGCGGATCATCCACCGCGGCGCGCAAGCGGCTGCCGAACCGGGTCTTTGACAGGATCATCTGCAAGGCGATCGTCAGCAAACCGCAGATCACGATGATCATGAGCCGGTAGCGGCCGACATTGAGGCCGAAAATGTCGATCTGGCCCTGCAGATAGGCCGGCAACTGGATGAAGACCTGCGACGATCCCATGAAATAGTCGCAGGCCGTCACCGACATGAAAACGAGACCAATGGTGAACAGCACCTGGTCGAGGTGGCTGCGGGCGTAGAGATGCCGGTACAGCGTCCGCTCCGCGACCGCGCCGATCGCAGCACTGGCGAGGAAGGCGATCGGAAGTGCTGCGAAGAACGGCAGGCCGGAGCGGTTGACCAGCACCGCGCAGACGTAACCACCGACCATCGCAAAGGCGCCATGCGCCAGATTGACGAAATTCATCAGCCCCAGCGTCACCGCCAGGCCGCAGGCCAGCACGAACAGCAGCATGCCATAGGCGACGCCGTCGAACAGGATGGTGAGAAGAGTCATGTAGTCGGAGCGCTTTCTTTCTTAACCCTCCCCCTTGCGGGGAGAGTGGCGCGTTTGAGAGCGGAGCGAACAAACGTGACGGGTGGGGGTGCCACAAATTCCGGAGCCCGTGGCTACCCCCACCCCGGCCTCCACTCCCGACGATGCTGTCGCATCGTCACTCGTTCGGCCGACCCTCCCCACAAGGGGGAGGGGGCCATCATCAGCGTCGCTTAACTATACTTACTTCTTCGTCTTGCCGGCGTCCTTGACGGCCTCGAAGGTCGCGAACTCCACGTTGTACAATTCGCCGTCCACCTTTTTGACCTCGCGGACATAGACATTCTGCACGATGTCGCGGGTCTCCGGATCGATCGAGATCGGGCCGCGCGGGCTCTCCCAGGCCATGCCCTTCATCGCCGCGATCAGCGAATCGCCGTCGGCCTTGCCGCCGGTCTTCTTCAGCGCTTCGTAGATCAGGTGAATGCCATCATAGCCGCCGACAGCCATGAAGCCCGGGCGGGTGCCATAGGCCTTCTTGTAGGCGGCGACAAATTCCTTGTTCATCGGCGACGGATGCGCCGCGGAATAAATGTGTGCGGTAACGGCGCCGAGGGCTGCGTCGCCCATGCCATTGAGCAAATCGTCGTCCATCACGTCGCCCGGCCCGATCACCTTGATGCCGGACTTGTCGAGGCCGCGCTCGGCATATTGCTTCATGAAGTTGCCGCCCTGCCCGGCCGGTACGAACACGAACACCGCGTCCGGCTTGGAATCCTTCATGCGCTGCAGGAACGGCGCAAAATCCGGGTTGGCGAGCGGCACCTTGACCTCTTCGACGATCTGGCCGCCGCCGGCGGTGAAGTGTTCGCGGAAGAAGGCCAGCGCGTCATTGCCAGGCGCGTAGTCCGAGGTCAGCGTGGCGACCTTCTTGATGCCGTTCTTGGCGGCCCAGTCGCCGATGATCGTCGAGGACTGCGCCAGCGTGAACGAGGTGCGCGCAATATAGGGCGAGCGCTCGGTGATGATCGAGGTGCCGGCGGCCATCACGATCTGCGGGACCTTCGCCTGGGTCGCCAGCGGTGCTGCGGCGAGCGCGGAGGGCGTCACGCCGAAGCCGGCGATGACATTGACCTTCTCGTTGACAATCAATTCCTGCGCCATCCGCTTGGTGTTGTCGGGCAGCGTCGCGTCGTCGCGGAGAATGATCTCGATCTTCTTGCCGGCGACGGTGTCGCCGTTCTTCTGCATGTAAAGTTTGATCGCATTGTTGATCTGCTGGCCGGTTGAGGCCTGGCCGCCGGTCATCGGCACGATCAGGCCGATCTTGACGGTCTCCTGCGCCTGCGCCGCCGTCGCCGCCCCAAGCACGATGCCGGCCACCGCCGACAGCATCATCTTGCTCATCCTGGACATCTTACTCTCCCCTGGTCGGTCCGGTCGCCGAACCGCGTTTTCCGGTTCTTGCGGCGACCCTCGAAATTCAGTCGTTACATCATGACGAAGTATCACGTCTCAGTTGCGCGGGCCGCCGTCAATCGCAACTTTGGGCCTGATCCCGCGGCCAAAAGTATTACTGCAACGTCCCCGGTCGCCCCAAGCCGGCGTGAAATGTCATTCCGCGCAACAAAACACCAGGTATTTTAGTACCTTGCAAAGGTTTCCGGTATGGTTTCTCCGTTAGCACCGTTCTGCCTGCGGCCTCCGCCGACGAAGAAAGCTGTCATCGTTCGCAGAGATAGCTAATGCAATCCGGTTATATGAAACAAATGATTGTTTTTGCAGAATACGGCATCTCTTTGCATATATGCTCCTCCTGTGGCCCGTGCCTCAAGATTAGGCCTGCATCGATTTGCCGAGCTGATACATTCGGCCGGCCCTTATCGTCCGGTGATCCATGCCCGTTCCACGCCATGTCGCCGTCCTGGTCGGCATCATCCTGATGAGTCACAGCCTCGCTGGCTGCGGCTCGATCAGTTCATTTGTTGCCGGTGGCATGGCCGACCTGATTCCGGCCTGGGCCGGCGGCCTGCCGGCCAACGCGCCGCCACGCCCGGGCACGCCGGAATACGACGCCATGATGAAAGAGCGCGAAGAAAAGCTGGTACTGCCAGCGGCGAAGCCCGGGCCCGACCCGGCCACATCGCCCTCCGCGGAAATGATGCGGTAGACCGTGCCAACATGCACGGACTTCTCTCGCCCCGCTTGCGGGGCGAGAGAAGCAACCTCAGTTCACGAACACAACGGTCTTCTTGCCGTTGAGGATCACGCGGTCCTCGAGGTGATAGCGCATGGCGCGGGCGAGCACGCGACGCTCGATGTCGCGGCCCTTGCGGACCAGGTCTTCCGGCGTGTCGCGGTGGCTGATGCGTTCGACGTCCTGGTCGATGATCGGGCCTTCGTCGAGATCGCTGGTGACGTAGTGGCCGGTGGCGCCGATCAGCTTGACGCCGCGCGCATGCGCCTGGTGATAGGGCCGCGCGCCCTTGAAGCCCGGCAGGAACGAGTGGTGGATGTTGATGCATTTGCCCGATAGCTTGCCGGACATCTCGTCCGACAGGATCTGCATGTAGCGCGCCAGCACCACCAGATCGGTCTGCGTCGACTGCACCAGTTCCCAGATCGCCAGCTCCTGCTCGCGCTTGGTTTCCTTGGTGATCGGCATGTAGTGGAACGGGATATCTCCGAAATAGAGATTCTTGTAGGTCTCGCGCGGATGGTTGGAGACGATCGCGGTCGGGATCATGTTGAGCTCGCCAGTGCGCCA
Coding sequences:
- a CDS encoding ABC transporter substrate-binding protein; its protein translation is MMLSAVAGIVLGAATAAQAQETVKIGLIVPMTGGQASTGQQINNAIKLYMQKNGDTVAGKKIEIILRDDATLPDNTKRMAQELIVNEKVNVIAGFGVTPSALAAAPLATQAKVPQIVMAAGTSIITERSPYIARTSFTLAQSSTIIGDWAAKNGIKKVATLTSDYAPGNDALAFFREHFTAGGGQIVEEVKVPLANPDFAPFLQRMKDSKPDAVFVFVPAGQGGNFMKQYAERGLDKSGIKVIGPGDVMDDDLLNGMGDAALGAVTAHIYSAAHPSPMNKEFVAAYKKAYGTRPGFMAVGGYDGIHLIYEALKKTGGKADGDSLIAAMKGMAWESPRGPISIDPETRDIVQNVYVREVKKVDGELYNVEFATFEAVKDAGKTKK
- a CDS encoding branched-chain amino acid ABC transporter permease, with product MTVNESLRAQVGTFAIQRGRWHWGEAVFWLLAVACVFLFPNRYLILTEIAWLALFAMSLDLILGYAGIVSLGHAAFFGFGGYAAGLLALHHVVDEPVLALLVAGLAAMALGFVTSFLVMRGTDLTRLMVTLAIALLLRELANRFSNITGGSDGLQGIEMAPILGQFSFDIFGKVGFIYCLAVLFVLFLLARRIVHSPFGLSLRAIRNNPLRASAIGIPVNRRLIAIYTIAAFYAGVAGALSTQTTALASLDGFAFDRSADLMLVLIIGGTGYLYGGLIGAVIFKLLQELFATLTPQYWMFWIGLVLVAIVLIGRERLHRWVLYVPNLVLRRFGAKTPIALAEGDRP
- a CDS encoding branched-chain amino acid ABC transporter permease codes for the protein MTLLTILFDGVAYGMLLFVLACGLAVTLGLMNFVNLAHGAFAMVGGYVCAVLVNRSGLPFFAALPIAFLASAAIGAVAERTLYRHLYARSHLDQVLFTIGLVFMSVTACDYFMGSSQVFIQLPAYLQGQIDIFGLNVGRYRLMIIVICGLLTIALQMILSKTRFGSRLRAAVDDPRAASGLGINVPQVFALTFAFGCGLAGMGGALGAEILGLDPYFPLKFMIYFLIVVTVGGSSSITGPFLASLLLGIGDVAGKYYVPKLGAFVIYTMMIVILIWRPNGLFGRTSAR
- the purU gene encoding formyltetrahydrofolate deformylase; translated protein: MPHHQFVLTLSCPDRPGIVSAVSTFLAHNGQNILDAQQFNDVETGHFFMRVVFNAADVNVDLPALQTGFGAIAERFKMDWQMRDQETRRRVMLLVSKSDHCLVDILYRWRTGELNMIPTAIVSNHPRETYKNLYFGDIPFHYMPITKETKREQELAIWELVQSTQTDLVVLARYMQILSDEMSGKLSGKCINIHHSFLPGFKGARPYHQAHARGVKLIGATGHYVTSDLDEGPIIDQDVERISHRDTPEDLVRKGRDIERRVLARAMRYHLEDRVILNGKKTVVFVN